One Thermococcus sp. MV5 genomic region harbors:
- a CDS encoding ATP-binding protein: protein MFIDRESELRLLEERLKNNKAEFVVLYGRRRIGKTALILELIRRNGGIYLLARETSETENLRRFSERVAEYFNDDILKKNPFQNWDAFFEYLNQKSRERLIVAIDEFPYLVKGNKSLPSILQEYWDLKLSKSKIFLIICGSSVGMMEDLLGYKSPIYGRRTAQLKLRPMDFFNARKFLPRYTLEDFLKAYGILGGNPAYLLEFDDRKSIEENLLNYFRNDSFLYQDALFILREELDEPRNYFAIMEAIAKGRSSLGEIMNETGLNRGIIGKYLSVLIDLDFIKREVPVTASWKSRKGRYYIKDPYFAFWFRYVQPNVDLIETGQSEMLVKLVMKDFEQYLGSVFEEVAKQFLIKLNKANRITFSFTKLGRWWYKSEEIDIVALNEREKKALFIEVKWKTLNKNEAKRVLKALKRKTKQVNLENWEKYYGVIAASIGQKNRLRDEGLLVWDLKDFEQFISP from the coding sequence ATGTTCATAGATCGGGAGAGTGAGCTTAGACTTCTCGAGGAAAGATTAAAGAACAACAAAGCGGAGTTTGTAGTGCTCTATGGAAGACGAAGAATAGGCAAAACTGCACTCATTTTAGAATTAATTCGTCGGAACGGGGGAATTTATCTTTTAGCAAGAGAGACAAGTGAGACTGAAAACTTAAGACGCTTCTCTGAGAGAGTAGCGGAGTACTTTAACGATGACATTCTTAAAAAAAATCCCTTTCAAAACTGGGACGCTTTTTTTGAGTACTTGAATCAAAAATCAAGGGAGAGACTCATAGTTGCCATAGATGAATTTCCATATCTTGTAAAAGGGAACAAGAGCCTCCCATCAATTCTTCAGGAGTATTGGGACTTGAAACTCTCCAAGAGCAAGATTTTTTTGATTATTTGTGGCTCGTCGGTGGGCATGATGGAAGATCTTCTCGGGTATAAGAGTCCCATTTATGGGAGAAGGACTGCACAACTTAAGCTTAGACCGATGGACTTTTTCAATGCTAGAAAGTTCTTACCAAGGTACACCCTTGAGGACTTCTTAAAGGCATATGGAATACTCGGAGGAAACCCTGCATATCTGCTTGAATTTGATGACAGGAAGAGCATTGAAGAAAATCTCTTAAACTACTTTAGGAACGATTCTTTTCTTTATCAGGATGCACTCTTTATTTTGCGAGAGGAGCTTGATGAACCCAGGAATTATTTTGCTATCATGGAAGCTATAGCAAAGGGGAGAAGTTCGCTTGGTGAGATCATGAACGAAACCGGGCTTAATAGGGGCATTATAGGAAAATATCTTTCAGTTCTCATTGATCTGGACTTTATAAAACGAGAAGTGCCAGTAACGGCAAGTTGGAAGAGCAGAAAGGGAAGATACTACATAAAAGATCCCTATTTTGCGTTTTGGTTCCGATATGTGCAACCTAATGTTGACCTGATTGAGACTGGACAGAGCGAAATGCTAGTTAAACTTGTTATGAAAGATTTTGAGCAATATTTGGGGAGTGTTTTTGAGGAAGTTGCAAAGCAATTTTTAATTAAGCTCAACAAAGCGAATAGAATAACATTTAGCTTTACTAAACTTGGTCGGTGGTGGTATAAGAGTGAGGAAATTGATATCGTAGCCTTGAATGAGCGTGAAAAAAAGGCCTTGTTTATTGAAGTTAAGTGGAAAACTCTGAATAAGAACGAGGCTAAAAGGGTTTTAAAAGCCCTAAAAAGAAAGACCAAGCAGGTCAATTTGGAGAACTGGGAGAAGTACTATGGAGTGATTGCAGCGAGTATAGGGCAAAAGAATAGGCTCAGGGATGAGGGATTACTTGTATGGGATTTGAAGGATTTTGAACAATTCATATCTCCATGA
- a CDS encoding valine--tRNA ligase encodes MLPKTYNPNEIEPKWQKFWLDNKIYKYELDEKKPAYSIDTPPPFTSGTLHLGHVLSHTWIDIVARYKRMRGYNVLFPQGFDNHGLPTELKVEKEFGISKDQPEEFLKKCIEWTWQAIEAMRNQFIRIGYSADWDLEYHTMDDEYKALVQKSLLEFYKKGLLYQDKHPVYWCPKCRTSLAKAEVGYVEEDGYLYYIKLPISGEDDYIPIATTRPELMPACVAVFVHPEDGRYKDKVGKKVKLPIFKREVPIIADEDVDPEFGTGAVYNCTYGDEQDVVWQKRYNLPVIITINEDGTMNENAGKYKGLTAEQAKEAIVKDLEEMGLLYKKKQVHHRVLRHTERSSCRAPIELLPKKQWFIKVKEFTEDIVKVSEQIKWYPTDMFLRLKDWAESMDWDWVISRQRVFGTPLPFWVCKDCGEIIPAREEDLPVDPRFNGAPLDKCPKCGSTNLEGVKDVLDCWIDSSITPLVISKWQKDEKWFNHNFPTSLRPQGTDIIRTWAFYTIFRTYILTGEKPWDDILINGMVAGPDGRKMSKSYGNVVSPEEVIPKYGADALRLWTALAPPGEDHPFKWETVDYNYRFLQKLWNIFRFAERHIKDFDYEEYKDIELEPLDRWILSRLHRLIKFATEELEKYRFNLLTRELMTFVWHEVADEYIEMIKHRLYGENEESKIKAKTALYELLYNITLLLAPLAPHITEELYQEMFKEGIGAKSVHLLEWPAYREDRISEEAEKLGKLASEVIGAMRRYKNSHGLALNAKLNHVAIYTLDNYDALKILEKDIAGTMNIEKLEIIRGEPELEEKIIEIKPNFKSVGPKYGKLVPKIIKHLKENAEDIAKNLKESEKVEFEIEGQKIELGKDDIVIRKAVFSEGEEVETAVVKDAVILFF; translated from the coding sequence ATGCTCCCAAAAACATACAATCCAAATGAAATAGAACCAAAATGGCAGAAATTCTGGCTGGATAATAAAATATACAAATATGAACTCGACGAAAAGAAACCAGCTTATTCCATAGACACCCCCCCTCCGTTTACCAGCGGGACCCTTCACCTGGGACACGTACTCAGCCATACTTGGATTGACATAGTAGCAAGATACAAGAGGATGCGCGGTTATAACGTGCTCTTTCCACAAGGCTTTGACAATCACGGACTTCCAACAGAGCTTAAAGTGGAGAAAGAATTTGGGATAAGCAAAGATCAACCCGAAGAATTCCTTAAGAAATGTATAGAGTGGACCTGGCAAGCCATTGAAGCCATGAGAAACCAGTTCATTAGAATAGGCTACTCAGCAGACTGGGACCTTGAATATCACACGATGGACGATGAGTATAAGGCTTTGGTACAAAAGTCTCTCCTAGAATTCTATAAAAAAGGCCTCCTTTACCAGGATAAACATCCTGTTTACTGGTGTCCCAAGTGTAGAACAAGCTTAGCGAAGGCAGAGGTAGGTTACGTAGAAGAAGACGGATACCTCTATTACATTAAACTTCCCATCTCTGGTGAAGATGATTACATTCCAATAGCCACAACAAGGCCAGAACTTATGCCTGCCTGCGTAGCAGTGTTTGTACATCCTGAGGACGGGCGCTATAAAGATAAGGTAGGGAAAAAGGTAAAACTCCCAATATTCAAGAGGGAGGTACCAATAATAGCTGATGAAGATGTAGATCCCGAATTTGGTACTGGAGCAGTTTATAACTGTACTTATGGTGATGAACAGGACGTAGTGTGGCAAAAACGCTATAACCTGCCTGTAATTATAACCATAAATGAAGATGGCACCATGAATGAAAATGCTGGCAAATATAAGGGGCTAACAGCAGAACAAGCAAAAGAAGCGATAGTAAAAGATCTAGAGGAAATGGGACTTCTTTATAAGAAGAAACAAGTACACCACCGTGTCCTCAGACACACTGAGAGAAGTTCATGTAGGGCTCCTATCGAACTATTACCAAAGAAACAGTGGTTCATAAAAGTGAAAGAGTTTACAGAGGACATAGTAAAAGTATCCGAGCAGATAAAGTGGTATCCAACAGACATGTTTCTAAGGCTAAAGGATTGGGCCGAAAGTATGGATTGGGATTGGGTGATAAGTAGACAAAGAGTATTTGGAACTCCACTCCCATTCTGGGTATGCAAAGACTGTGGAGAGATAATCCCCGCAAGAGAAGAAGACTTACCTGTGGATCCAAGGTTCAACGGAGCACCTCTAGATAAATGTCCCAAATGTGGAAGTACTAATTTGGAAGGTGTAAAAGATGTCCTTGACTGCTGGATAGACTCCTCTATAACTCCATTGGTAATAAGCAAGTGGCAGAAGGATGAGAAATGGTTCAATCACAACTTTCCCACATCCTTAAGGCCTCAAGGAACTGACATCATAAGGACATGGGCCTTCTACACAATTTTCAGAACTTACATTCTAACTGGAGAGAAGCCTTGGGACGATATACTCATCAATGGTATGGTAGCTGGCCCAGATGGAAGGAAAATGAGCAAAAGTTATGGAAACGTAGTCTCACCAGAAGAAGTGATTCCAAAATATGGTGCCGATGCATTGAGGCTCTGGACAGCTTTAGCTCCCCCAGGAGAAGATCATCCCTTCAAGTGGGAAACTGTAGACTATAACTACCGCTTCCTCCAAAAGCTGTGGAACATCTTCCGTTTTGCAGAAAGACACATCAAAGACTTTGATTACGAAGAGTACAAAGATATAGAACTTGAACCCCTTGACAGGTGGATACTCTCCAGACTTCACCGTTTAATAAAATTTGCCACCGAAGAACTCGAAAAGTACCGCTTCAACCTTCTCACTAGAGAATTAATGACCTTTGTATGGCACGAGGTTGCAGATGAGTATATCGAAATGATAAAGCACAGACTCTATGGAGAAAATGAAGAGAGCAAAATTAAGGCAAAAACTGCACTATATGAGCTCCTTTACAACATAACCTTACTACTTGCTCCATTAGCACCTCACATAACCGAGGAGCTTTACCAAGAGATGTTCAAAGAAGGAATCGGTGCAAAGAGTGTACACTTGCTAGAGTGGCCTGCATATAGAGAAGATAGGATCAGTGAAGAGGCCGAAAAACTTGGAAAACTAGCAAGTGAGGTAATCGGTGCCATGAGAAGATACAAGAACTCACATGGATTAGCGTTAAATGCAAAGCTCAACCACGTCGCAATTTATACATTAGATAATTATGACGCGCTCAAAATCCTAGAAAAAGACATTGCCGGCACAATGAATATTGAAAAACTCGAGATCATCAGAGGGGAGCCAGAACTTGAGGAGAAGATCATTGAAATCAAACCCAACTTTAAGAGCGTGGGGCCAAAATACGGAAAACTCGTTCCAAAAATTATCAAACATCTCAAAGAGAATGCAGAGGACATAGCTAAGAATCTCAAAGAGAGTGAAAAAGTTGAATTCGAGATAGAAGGACAGAAGATAGAGCTTGGTAAGGATGACATAGTCATCAGAAAAGCCGTGTTCAGTGAAGGGGAGGAAGTAGAGACTGCAGTGGTTAAAGATGCTGTTATTCTCTTCTTCTAA
- a CDS encoding endonuclease V: MNLEKIAKIQKRLAKRIVETPIDISKVRTIAAVDVSYRKNKARGAFVLCSFPSCEVLKTKTIEIEVTFPYIPTYFFLRETRPILILLKGETFDVLLVEGHGKAHPREYGLASHIGLLLRKPTIGVAKKPLHGINKNFIKIGKAYVSVGNLINLDSAREIITLINEGGYPRPLKIADKISKGAENGRT, translated from the coding sequence ATGAATCTTGAAAAAATTGCCAAAATCCAAAAAAGACTGGCAAAACGAATAGTGGAAACGCCCATAGATATTTCAAAAGTCAGAACCATCGCTGCAGTAGACGTTTCATACCGTAAGAATAAAGCGAGAGGTGCTTTTGTTCTCTGCTCGTTTCCTTCATGTGAAGTTTTAAAAACAAAAACCATTGAAATTGAGGTTACTTTTCCTTATATTCCTACATATTTTTTCTTAAGAGAGACCCGACCAATCTTGATATTATTGAAAGGTGAAACATTTGATGTACTGCTTGTAGAAGGCCATGGAAAGGCCCATCCAAGAGAATACGGACTAGCCTCTCACATTGGGCTTTTACTTAGAAAACCTACTATTGGAGTTGCAAAGAAACCCCTACATGGTATCAACAAGAACTTCATCAAAATTGGAAAAGCTTATGTAAGTGTTGGCAACTTAATCAACCTAGACTCTGCAAGAGAGATAATAACACTCATAAATGAAGGCGGTTATCCAAGGCCATTGAAAATAGCAGATAAAATTTCCAAGGGTGCTGAAAATGGAAGAACTTAA
- a CDS encoding methionine adenosyltransferase, producing MVEKNRNIVVEDLVRTPVEMQKVELVERKGMGHPDSIADGIAEAVSRALSREYIKRYGIILHHNTDQVEVVGGRAYPRFGGGEVIKPIYILLSGRAVEFVDREMFPVHEVAIKAAKEYLRKTVRHLDVDNHVVIDSRIGQGSVDLVGVFNKVKENPIPFSNDTSFGVGYAPLSETEKIVLETERLLNSVKFKKEWPAVGEDIKVMGLRKGDEIDLTIAAAIVDSEVQSPQEYLEVKEGIYRAVKELVAQYTQRKVNVYVNTADDPEKDIYYITVTGTSAEAGDDGSVGRGNRVNGLISPNRHMSMEAAAGKNPVSHVGKIYNILANLIAKDIAEQIDGVQEVYVRLLSQIGKPIDEPLVASIQIIPKNGYRVEQFEKQAYEVADEWLANITKIQKMILEDKINVF from the coding sequence ATGGTTGAGAAGAATAGAAACATTGTTGTTGAAGATCTTGTGAGAACTCCAGTTGAGATGCAAAAGGTAGAACTTGTAGAAAGAAAAGGAATGGGCCACCCAGACAGTATAGCTGATGGAATTGCTGAGGCAGTTAGCAGAGCACTTTCAAGGGAGTACATAAAGCGCTATGGAATAATCCTTCACCACAACACAGATCAAGTTGAAGTGGTTGGCGGAAGAGCATACCCAAGATTCGGGGGCGGAGAGGTTATAAAGCCAATATATATTCTCCTCTCTGGTAGAGCTGTTGAATTTGTAGACAGAGAAATGTTCCCAGTTCATGAAGTGGCGATTAAAGCGGCCAAGGAGTACCTTAGGAAAACTGTTAGACACTTGGACGTTGACAATCATGTAGTGATTGATTCAAGAATTGGCCAAGGAAGTGTTGACTTAGTTGGAGTTTTTAATAAAGTGAAGGAGAATCCGATTCCATTTTCTAATGATACTTCATTTGGTGTGGGATATGCTCCTTTGAGTGAAACTGAGAAAATAGTACTTGAAACTGAAAGGTTGTTAAACAGCGTGAAATTCAAGAAAGAATGGCCTGCTGTTGGAGAAGATATCAAAGTTATGGGCCTTAGAAAAGGAGATGAAATTGACCTTACAATAGCAGCTGCAATAGTTGATAGTGAAGTCCAAAGCCCACAAGAATACTTAGAGGTTAAGGAGGGCATATACAGAGCTGTTAAGGAGCTTGTTGCTCAATATACCCAAAGAAAAGTCAATGTGTATGTCAACACGGCTGATGACCCAGAGAAGGACATCTACTACATAACTGTAACTGGAACAAGTGCCGAAGCAGGTGATGATGGTAGTGTTGGAAGAGGAAACAGGGTAAATGGGTTGATTTCTCCTAACAGACACATGAGCATGGAGGCTGCAGCCGGGAAAAACCCAGTTAGTCACGTAGGTAAAATATATAATATTCTTGCTAACTTGATTGCAAAAGACATTGCGGAGCAAATTGATGGAGTTCAAGAGGTTTATGTAAGGCTTCTTAGCCAAATAGGAAAGCCCATTGATGAACCCTTGGTTGCAAGTATTCAGATAATTCCAAAGAACGGCTATAGAGTAGAACAATTTGAGAAGCAAGCATATGAGGTAGCTGATGAGTGGTTAGCGAACATAACAAAAATCCAAAAAATGATATTGGAAGACAAAATCAATGTTTTCTGA
- a CDS encoding adenylate kinase family protein, which produces MIIAISGTPGVGKTTVAKLLAKKLGYDYIDLREFALRHRVGEMKGEELEVEIDELAYYVKRELKGKDFVLDGHLSHLMPVDQIIVLRTHPKIIGERLRERGYSKEKISENVEAELVDVCLLEALDENENIIEIDTTNKTPEEIVDEILNLFKKGVKRRLGVVDWTKVYDEVIPYLDLGGGDEWV; this is translated from the coding sequence ATGATTATAGCCATAAGTGGAACACCTGGTGTTGGGAAAACTACTGTAGCAAAACTCTTAGCAAAAAAATTAGGTTATGATTACATTGATTTGAGAGAATTTGCCCTAAGACATAGGGTAGGTGAGATGAAAGGAGAGGAACTTGAGGTTGAGATTGACGAACTCGCATATTATGTCAAAAGAGAGTTAAAAGGAAAAGATTTTGTACTTGATGGCCATTTAAGTCATTTGATGCCAGTAGATCAGATCATAGTACTTCGAACTCATCCAAAGATAATTGGAGAGCGTTTAAGAGAGAGGGGTTATAGCAAAGAAAAAATAAGCGAGAATGTAGAGGCCGAGCTGGTAGATGTTTGCCTGCTTGAAGCCCTTGATGAAAACGAGAACATTATAGAAATAGATACTACTAATAAGACACCTGAAGAGATAGTTGATGAAATCTTAAATCTCTTTAAAAAAGGGGTGAAAAGAAGATTAGGTGTTGTAGATTGGACTAAGGTTTATGATGAAGTTATCCCATATCTTGACCTTGGAGGTGGTGACGAATGGGTTTAG
- a CDS encoding molybdenum cofactor biosynthesis protein B, which yields MSHEEHKAKAPKKFKFAVITVSDTASIGKREDLSGYYIIEELRKEGNDNVYYAVVPDEKLKIIKAVIEALEKADVVITTGGTGVTRRDVTIEALRSLFDKELVGFGEIFRLKSYEEVGTAAVLSRATAGIIRDKESKVVFCLPGSLNAVKTAVEIIKREAYHILKHARE from the coding sequence ATGTCTCACGAGGAACATAAAGCGAAAGCTCCCAAGAAGTTTAAGTTTGCTGTTATAACCGTAAGCGATACTGCAAGTATTGGGAAGAGAGAGGATCTAAGTGGATATTACATAATTGAGGAATTGAGGAAGGAGGGGAATGATAACGTTTATTATGCAGTAGTCCCAGATGAAAAGCTTAAGATAATAAAAGCCGTGATTGAGGCCCTCGAAAAAGCCGATGTTGTGATAACTACTGGTGGAACAGGAGTAACGAGAAGAGATGTTACAATTGAAGCTTTGAGGTCTCTTTTTGATAAAGAACTCGTGGGTTTTGGTGAGATTTTTAGGTTGAAAAGTTATGAGGAAGTAGGAACTGCAGCAGTGCTAAGTAGAGCAACTGCTGGGATAATAAGAGACAAGGAGAGTAAAGTCGTTTTTTGTCTTCCAGGGAGCTTAAATGCCGTGAAAACAGCTGTCGAGATAATAAAACGTGAGGCATATCATATTCTAAAGCATGCACGGGAGTAG
- a CDS encoding haloacid dehalogenase has product MNISEVIREIREVLDRKDEVREKTLKLTREIVRLSGDSIKALHRGEFKIAEERLKRVEKLVNELREMLKEHRDLYFTGYVQNAHQEYVEATLLYNYLLGKNFPTPKEIKVPEADYALGIGDFIGELRRYFLTLLLKGDLERAQEVYDFMEKIYNELVTLEYPKGLVNIRQKQDQARYILEKTLEDLARAKINKALEKKLEEWRNES; this is encoded by the coding sequence ATGAACATTTCTGAGGTAATAAGAGAAATACGGGAGGTTCTGGATAGAAAAGATGAAGTGCGAGAGAAAACGCTAAAACTCACCAGAGAGATTGTTCGCCTAAGTGGGGATTCCATAAAAGCACTTCATAGAGGAGAATTTAAAATTGCTGAGGAGAGATTGAAAAGAGTGGAAAAACTAGTTAATGAACTAAGAGAGATGCTTAAGGAACATAGAGATCTTTATTTTACCGGATATGTGCAAAATGCTCATCAGGAATATGTAGAAGCAACTCTCCTCTATAACTATCTCTTAGGAAAAAATTTTCCCACACCCAAAGAGATTAAAGTTCCAGAGGCTGATTATGCTCTAGGGATTGGAGATTTTATAGGAGAGCTAAGGAGATATTTTCTTACATTATTGTTGAAAGGAGATTTAGAAAGAGCTCAAGAAGTCTATGATTTTATGGAAAAAATCTACAACGAGCTTGTTACACTAGAATACCCAAAAGGTCTAGTGAATATAAGACAAAAACAAGATCAGGCCCGATATATCCTTGAGAAGACTCTTGAAGACTTAGCCCGAGCCAAGATAAACAAGGCTCTCGAGAAGAAACTCGAGGAGTGGAGAAATGAATCTTGA
- the trm10 gene encoding tRNA (guanine(9)-/adenine(9)-N1)-methyltransferase encodes MKKLGDILKEILREKNIKKVGSLSRRVPDRSSDKPLQEIAIALLENKGAIVRVNEPTTIAWDLEGRQTNKALFAYVPYNSSHLHKFEIIITGKDLKERISQSKWPYFVIDLMHWDKHTEKEKKKVALQASQSYGVIRDYLWGNRLVLTWVNEEFKKLANFPLDKITSYDGPTAEFLKKEGINEVVLLDPWAEKDLSKEDFSVGAFIIGGIVDTGGTKKKTTPKIGEELERVGIKVKRRKISLRGDVIGVPDRINLILELLLKMVVEDRDMDKAILEVQSPLHAKWRLRKELPKHKIRFLIDGRKFLIVEMELFDEYSKWLNIRWEDFVQVLRELGFVALERKRIHHLNKISIPRIINGKLYRVILLKRAEMLCYNC; translated from the coding sequence ATGAAGAAACTTGGCGATATACTCAAGGAAATACTTAGAGAAAAGAATATCAAAAAAGTAGGGAGCTTATCAAGAAGAGTACCGGATAGATCTTCTGATAAGCCTCTTCAGGAGATTGCAATAGCCCTCCTAGAAAACAAGGGAGCTATTGTACGGGTTAATGAGCCTACCACAATAGCATGGGATCTTGAAGGTAGACAAACCAATAAAGCACTCTTCGCTTATGTGCCGTATAACTCTTCCCATCTTCATAAGTTTGAAATTATAATAACTGGGAAGGATCTCAAAGAAAGGATTTCTCAATCTAAATGGCCTTACTTCGTGATTGACCTCATGCACTGGGATAAGCATACAGAAAAAGAAAAGAAAAAAGTTGCTCTTCAAGCTTCCCAAAGCTATGGTGTGATTAGAGACTATCTATGGGGAAATCGCCTGGTTTTGACATGGGTCAATGAAGAATTTAAAAAGCTTGCAAACTTTCCCCTTGATAAAATCACTTCATATGATGGTCCAACTGCAGAGTTTCTTAAAAAAGAAGGTATAAACGAAGTTGTTCTTCTTGACCCCTGGGCTGAAAAAGATTTAAGTAAAGAGGATTTCTCTGTTGGGGCATTTATCATAGGTGGAATTGTTGACACAGGGGGGACGAAGAAGAAAACTACTCCAAAAATTGGTGAAGAATTGGAGAGAGTGGGGATTAAAGTTAAGAGGCGGAAAATATCCTTGAGGGGAGATGTAATCGGAGTTCCAGATAGAATAAATTTAATACTCGAACTACTGCTTAAGATGGTTGTGGAGGACAGAGATATGGATAAAGCAATTTTAGAAGTCCAATCACCGCTACATGCAAAGTGGAGACTTAGAAAAGAGTTGCCTAAGCATAAAATCAGATTTCTGATAGATGGAAGAAAGTTTCTGATCGTTGAAATGGAACTTTTTGATGAATACTCAAAATGGCTCAACATAAGGTGGGAAGATTTTGTTCAGGTTTTAAGGGAGCTTGGGTTTGTAGCCCTGGAAAGAAAAAGAATTCATCATCTCAACAAAATCTCAATCCCACGAATAATAAATGGTAAGCTTTATCGTGTTATTTTACTGAAAAGAGCTGAGATGCTTTGCTATAATTGTTAG
- a CDS encoding class I SAM-dependent methyltransferase: protein MHELYTVLAEYYDVIYRRRAERVRDEINFVEEIFKADAKRDVKKILDLACGTGIPTLELARRGYEVIGMDLHEEMLEVAKRKAKREGLTIEFIQGDALEVDFNQEFDAVTMFFSSIMYFDERDIKKLFNSVAKALKPGGVFVADFPCWFYGGSDGPIVWDENADEEKLVITDWRIVEPGLQKLHFKRLVQILKPNGETKAFFVDDTLNIYTPREMRLLAKEHFDEVKIYGHLKRRLDPNDRRYWLVGIK from the coding sequence ATGCACGAACTTTACACGGTTTTAGCCGAATATTACGATGTTATCTATCGGAGAAGGGCCGAGAGAGTTAGAGATGAGATTAACTTTGTTGAAGAAATATTCAAAGCAGATGCCAAGCGAGATGTGAAGAAGATTTTAGATCTAGCTTGTGGCACAGGAATCCCCACACTGGAGCTGGCCAGGAGAGGTTATGAAGTCATAGGTATGGATCTACATGAGGAGATGCTTGAAGTTGCAAAGAGAAAAGCCAAAAGAGAGGGATTAACCATCGAGTTCATTCAGGGAGATGCTCTTGAAGTAGACTTTAACCAAGAATTTGATGCAGTGACAATGTTCTTTTCTAGCATTATGTACTTTGACGAAAGGGACATCAAAAAACTGTTCAACTCAGTAGCCAAAGCTCTTAAACCTGGAGGAGTTTTTGTTGCAGATTTCCCTTGTTGGTTCTATGGAGGGAGTGATGGTCCCATAGTATGGGACGAAAATGCAGATGAAGAGAAATTAGTAATCACAGATTGGCGAATAGTCGAACCAGGACTCCAAAAACTACACTTCAAGCGACTTGTCCAGATACTCAAGCCAAATGGAGAAACCAAAGCATTTTTTGTTGATGACACACTTAACATCTACACTCCAAGGGAGATGAGACTACTTGCCAAGGAGCACTTCGATGAAGTCAAAATCTACGGCCACTTAAAAAGAAGGCTTGATCCAAATGACAGAAGATACTGGCTCGTTGGCATTAAGTAA
- the htpX gene encoding zinc metalloprotease HtpX, whose protein sequence is MGLGLWLRTGLLMAFLTGLLMAIGYVLGSETGMLFAFMFALFMNFFSYWYSDRIVLTWYKARIVEEEEAPELYEIVRGLAQEAGIPTPRIAIVPTDIPNAFATGRNPEHAVVAVTQGLLRILNRDELEGVIAHELSHIKNRDVLIQTLAAVMAGAIIMVARWAGWMLWLGGFGGRDRDESAGGALGAILLIVLAPIAAMLIQMAISRAREYLADETGAKISGKPWALARALEKIEYYVSRKPLKDGNPATAHMFIVNPFKGVSFAELFSTHPPTYKRIERLRRIAENMGIAF, encoded by the coding sequence ATGGGTTTAGGCCTATGGTTAAGAACAGGATTGCTTATGGCTTTCCTCACAGGCCTTTTAATGGCGATAGGATATGTGTTAGGCAGTGAAACTGGAATGCTCTTTGCCTTCATGTTCGCGTTGTTTATGAATTTTTTCAGCTACTGGTATAGTGATAGAATTGTTTTGACTTGGTATAAAGCTAGAATCGTAGAGGAAGAAGAAGCGCCTGAGCTTTATGAAATCGTTAGGGGGCTCGCTCAGGAAGCTGGGATACCAACTCCGAGAATAGCCATAGTACCAACTGACATCCCAAATGCTTTTGCCACTGGAAGAAACCCAGAACATGCTGTTGTTGCAGTAACCCAAGGTTTGCTGAGGATCCTCAATAGAGATGAGCTCGAAGGCGTAATAGCCCATGAGCTGAGCCACATAAAGAATCGTGATGTTTTAATTCAGACATTAGCTGCAGTAATGGCTGGGGCAATAATAATGGTGGCAAGATGGGCTGGCTGGATGCTCTGGCTTGGTGGATTTGGAGGAAGAGACAGAGATGAAAGCGCTGGAGGTGCATTAGGAGCAATACTTCTTATAGTATTAGCACCAATAGCAGCGATGCTGATTCAAATGGCAATAAGCAGGGCCAGGGAATATCTAGCCGATGAAACTGGGGCAAAAATAAGTGGGAAACCATGGGCTCTTGCAAGAGCACTTGAGAAGATTGAATACTATGTTTCGAGGAAACCCCTAAAGGACGGGAACCCTGCAACAGCTCACATGTTTATAGTAAACCCATTCAAAGGAGTTAGTTTTGCTGAACTCTTCTCAACCCATCCACCAACATACAAGAGAATCGAGAGACTCAGGAGAATAGCAGAGAACATGGGTATTGCATTTTGA